The following proteins are co-located in the Pseudomonas synxantha genome:
- a CDS encoding heavy metal response regulator transcription factor, producing the protein MRILVIEDEVKTAEYVRQGLTECGYVVDCVHTGSDGLFLAKQHEYELIILDINLPEMDGWQVLELLRRKNCPSRIMMLTARSRLADKVRGLENGADDYLIKPFEFPELLARVRALMRRSDHPASVEVIRVADLELDQSRHRAFRDGQRIDLTTKEFALLHYLMRNTGVVLSRTQIISQVWDMNFDCDTNVVEVSIRRLRAKIDDPFETKLIHTLRGVGYVLEKR; encoded by the coding sequence ATGCGAATTCTGGTAATTGAGGATGAAGTAAAAACTGCGGAGTATGTGCGTCAAGGCCTTACAGAGTGTGGCTATGTCGTAGATTGCGTCCACACCGGATCAGATGGATTATTCTTGGCCAAGCAGCATGAGTACGAGCTGATTATCCTCGATATAAACCTACCAGAGATGGACGGTTGGCAGGTCCTTGAGTTGTTGCGCCGTAAAAACTGCCCGTCCCGCATCATGATGCTGACGGCGAGAAGCCGATTGGCGGATAAGGTCCGGGGGCTGGAGAACGGCGCAGATGACTATCTGATCAAACCATTTGAGTTCCCAGAGCTGCTAGCCCGGGTTCGCGCCTTGATGCGCAGGTCAGATCACCCCGCATCTGTGGAGGTCATTCGCGTGGCCGATCTGGAACTTGATCAAAGCCGGCACAGGGCATTCAGGGACGGTCAGCGTATTGATTTGACCACCAAAGAATTCGCGTTGCTGCACTACTTGATGCGTAACACCGGGGTGGTACTGAGCCGTACGCAGATTATCTCTCAGGTTTGGGATATGAATTTTGATTGCGACACGAACGTTGTAGAGGTGTCGATTCGAAGACTCAGAGCCAAGATAGATGACCCCTTCGAAACCAAGCTGATACACACACTTAGAGGCGTAGGGTATGTACTTGAAAAGCGTTAA
- a CDS encoding alpha/beta fold hydrolase, whose protein sequence is MKPVDIVTLVRSTWENTIETKRLAQLQAIRATLDAEHLELFDSLVDMQISNVKDDAQAITLMLVHGIQTDGSWHELVKAAFRDVAHVRVKGLGYHCVTALQLACPFRSTPINKIANDFRDARLMEPTARIMVIAHSFGTYIISRILAKYTDINIERIVLCGSIIKGNYAWEKHARHMAAGNIVNDVGTRDFYPVLATFSTIGYGGTGRNGFKNTRVADRYFDYGHSDFFEPDKDHIVKYWKPYILDGTIVESEWDSIKPKTHLGIMLACHPWIGRPAFYATVGLITAAVAGLAWWLLT, encoded by the coding sequence TTGAAGCCTGTTGATATTGTTACCCTTGTTCGATCGACTTGGGAAAATACGATTGAGACCAAACGACTGGCCCAGCTGCAGGCAATTAGGGCAACTCTGGATGCCGAGCATCTGGAGCTGTTTGACTCGTTAGTCGATATGCAGATTTCTAATGTCAAAGATGATGCTCAGGCCATCACGCTCATGCTTGTCCATGGTATTCAAACTGATGGTTCCTGGCACGAGCTGGTAAAAGCAGCCTTCCGAGATGTTGCTCATGTCAGAGTCAAAGGTCTTGGCTACCATTGTGTGACCGCGCTGCAGCTTGCGTGTCCGTTTCGATCTACGCCAATCAATAAGATCGCAAATGACTTCCGAGACGCACGGCTTATGGAACCGACTGCTCGCATTATGGTCATTGCCCACAGCTTCGGCACCTATATCATTAGTCGGATCCTCGCCAAATACACTGACATCAACATTGAGAGAATTGTTCTCTGCGGCTCCATAATAAAAGGCAATTATGCCTGGGAGAAGCATGCTCGGCACATGGCTGCAGGCAACATCGTCAACGATGTCGGGACGCGAGATTTTTACCCCGTCCTAGCTACCTTTTCGACTATAGGCTACGGCGGGACTGGTCGAAACGGATTTAAAAATACACGTGTAGCTGACCGTTACTTTGATTACGGCCATAGCGATTTTTTTGAGCCCGACAAGGACCATATCGTCAAATATTGGAAGCCTTATATTCTAGATGGGACCATCGTCGAGTCTGAGTGGGATAGCATAAAGCCGAAGACCCATCTGGGAATCATGCTGGCTTGTCACCCTTGGATCGGCAGACCTGCCTTCTATGCAACCGTTGGGTTAATTACAGCTGCCGTAGCGGGTTTGGCTTGGTGGCTACTCACCTGA
- the coaBC gene encoding bifunctional phosphopantothenoylcysteine decarboxylase/phosphopantothenate--cysteine ligase CoaBC: MQRLYRKRIVLGVGGGIAAYKSAELVRRLLDQGAEVRVVMTRGGSEFITPLTMQALSGHPVHLDLLDPAAEAAMGHIELAKWADLVLIAPATADLIARLAQGIADDLLTTLVLATDATVAIAPAMNQAMWRDPATQANTQLLQSRGLKVFGPASGSQACGDVGMGRMLEATDLAQCAAECFQHLALTGKHVLITAGPTQENIDPVRYITNHSSGKMGFALAEAAVEAGARVTLITGPVHLPTPDRVTRIDVVSARDMLAACEAAIPCDLFIASAAVADYRPEVVAPQKLKKDPTSGDGLLLQMVRNPDILATIATRPDRPFSVGFAAETEHLLDYAARKLKDKNLDLIVANDVANPSIGFNSEENACSVIDRELHATLFAQTSKGKIARQLISFIAQRLNQV, encoded by the coding sequence ATGCAGCGTCTGTATCGGAAACGCATCGTTCTCGGCGTCGGCGGCGGCATTGCCGCCTACAAGAGCGCAGAGCTGGTTCGCAGGCTCCTGGACCAAGGCGCCGAAGTACGCGTGGTCATGACCCGTGGCGGCAGTGAGTTCATCACCCCACTGACCATGCAGGCCCTGTCCGGCCACCCGGTTCACCTGGACCTGCTCGACCCGGCGGCCGAAGCCGCCATGGGCCATATCGAGCTGGCCAAATGGGCCGACCTGGTACTGATCGCCCCGGCCACCGCCGACCTGATCGCCCGCCTGGCCCAGGGCATCGCCGATGACCTGCTGACCACACTGGTATTGGCCACCGACGCCACCGTCGCCATCGCCCCGGCCATGAACCAGGCCATGTGGCGCGACCCGGCTACCCAGGCCAATACCCAGCTCCTGCAAAGCCGCGGCCTCAAGGTGTTCGGCCCCGCTTCCGGCAGCCAAGCCTGCGGCGATGTCGGCATGGGCCGCATGCTCGAAGCCACCGACCTGGCACAGTGCGCCGCCGAGTGCTTCCAGCACCTGGCCCTGACCGGCAAGCACGTGCTGATCACCGCCGGCCCGACCCAGGAAAACATCGACCCGGTGCGCTACATCACCAACCATAGCTCAGGAAAAATGGGCTTCGCGTTGGCAGAAGCAGCGGTCGAAGCAGGCGCACGGGTCACCCTGATCACCGGCCCGGTGCATCTGCCCACCCCTGACCGCGTCACGCGAATCGACGTAGTCAGCGCCCGGGACATGCTGGCAGCCTGTGAAGCGGCCATTCCCTGCGACCTGTTCATCGCCTCGGCAGCGGTTGCGGATTACCGCCCGGAAGTCGTCGCCCCGCAAAAGCTCAAGAAAGACCCCACAAGCGGTGACGGCCTGCTCCTGCAAATGGTGCGCAACCCGGACATCCTGGCCACCATCGCCACGCGTCCGGATCGCCCGTTCAGTGTAGGTTTTGCTGCCGAAACCGAACACCTGCTGGACTACGCCGCACGCAAACTGAAAGACAAAAACCTCGACCTGATCGTTGCCAATGATGTCGCCAACCCGAGCATCGGCTTCAACAGCGAGGAAAATGCCTGCAGCGTGATCGACCGCGAGCTGCACGCCACCCTTTTCGCCCAGACCAGCAAGGGCAAGATTGCCCGCCAACTGATCTCTTTTATCGCCCAACGGCTGAACCAGGTTTAA
- the dut gene encoding dUTP diphosphatase, which yields MHALQAKILDPRIGNEFPLPAYATPGSAGLDLRAMLKQDTVLEPGQTILIPTGLSIYVGDPGLAALILPRSGLGHKHGIVLGNLVGLIDSDYQGELMVSCWNRGQTAFNIAVGERIAQLVLVPVVQAHFELVEEFDETQRGAGGFGHSGSH from the coding sequence ATGCACGCTTTGCAAGCCAAGATCCTCGATCCCCGCATCGGCAACGAATTCCCTCTGCCGGCCTACGCCACTCCAGGCTCCGCCGGCCTGGACCTGCGCGCCATGCTCAAGCAAGACACCGTCCTTGAACCGGGCCAGACCATCCTGATCCCCACCGGCTTGTCGATTTATGTTGGCGACCCTGGCCTGGCGGCGCTGATCCTGCCGCGCTCCGGCCTGGGCCATAAACACGGGATCGTGCTGGGCAACCTGGTCGGCCTGATCGACTCCGACTACCAGGGCGAGCTGATGGTGTCGTGCTGGAACCGTGGCCAGACTGCGTTCAACATCGCAGTGGGCGAACGCATCGCCCAACTGGTATTGGTGCCCGTAGTACAGGCGCACTTCGAACTGGTAGAAGAGTTCGACGAAACCCAGCGCGGCGCAGGTGGTTTTGGGCATTCCGGCAGTCACTGA
- the argB gene encoding acetylglutamate kinase, with translation MTLEREAAANTAKVLSEALPYIRRYVGKTLVIKYGGNAMESDELKTGFARDIVLMKAVGINPVVVHGGGPQIGELLRRLSIESHFIDGMRVTDAQTMDVVEMVLGGQVNKDIVNLINRHGGSAIGLTGKDAELIRAKKLTVTRKTPEMTQPEIIDIGQVGEVIGINTDLLNLLVKSDFIPVIAPIGVGANGESYNINADLVAGKVAEALQAEKLMLLTNIAGLMDKEGKVLTGLSTQQVDELIADGTIYGGMLPKIGCALGAVQGGVGSALILDGRVPNAVLLEIFTDTGMGTLISNRKRP, from the coding sequence ATGACCCTCGAACGCGAAGCCGCTGCCAACACCGCCAAGGTCCTGTCCGAAGCGTTGCCTTACATTCGACGCTACGTCGGCAAGACGCTGGTGATCAAGTACGGCGGCAATGCCATGGAAAGCGACGAGCTGAAAACCGGCTTTGCCCGCGACATCGTGCTGATGAAAGCCGTAGGGATCAACCCAGTGGTGGTGCACGGCGGCGGCCCGCAGATCGGCGAACTGCTCAGGCGACTGTCGATCGAGAGCCACTTCATCGATGGCATGCGCGTCACTGACGCGCAAACCATGGACGTGGTGGAAATGGTCCTCGGCGGCCAGGTCAACAAAGACATCGTCAACCTGATCAACCGCCACGGCGGCAGCGCCATCGGCCTGACCGGCAAAGATGCGGAGCTGATCCGCGCGAAAAAACTGACTGTTACCCGCAAGACTCCGGAGATGACCCAGCCGGAAATCATCGATATCGGCCAGGTCGGCGAAGTGATCGGCATCAACACCGATCTGCTGAACCTGCTGGTCAAGAGCGATTTCATCCCGGTGATCGCACCTATCGGTGTGGGCGCCAATGGCGAGTCCTACAACATCAATGCTGACCTGGTAGCGGGCAAGGTGGCTGAAGCACTGCAGGCTGAAAAGCTGATGCTGCTGACCAACATTGCCGGCCTGATGGACAAGGAAGGCAAGGTACTGACTGGCCTGTCCACCCAGCAAGTAGACGAGCTGATCGCCGACGGCACCATCTACGGCGGCATGCTGCCCAAGATCGGTTGCGCACTGGGCGCGGTACAGGGCGGCGTTGGTAGCGCGCTGATCCTGGATGGCCGTGTACCGAATGCGGTGCTGTTGGAGATCTTCACGGATACCGGCATGGGCACACTGATCAGCAACCGCAAGCGTCCTTAA
- the pyrE gene encoding orotate phosphoribosyltransferase yields the protein MQAYQRDFIRFAIDRGVLRFGEFTLKSGRTSPYFFNAGLFNSGSALAQLGRFYAAAIVESGISFDVLFGPAYKGIPLAAATAVALAEHHGRDLPWCFNRKEAKAHGEGGSLVGAPLAGDVLIIDDVITAGTAIREVMQIIASQDGAKAAGVLIALNRQERGNGELSAIQEVERDFGIPVVSIVSLNQVLQFLEDDPQLKQHLPAVRAYREQFGV from the coding sequence ATGCAGGCGTATCAACGCGATTTCATTCGTTTTGCCATCGATCGCGGCGTTCTACGCTTCGGTGAGTTCACTCTCAAGTCCGGGCGCACCAGCCCGTACTTCTTCAATGCGGGCCTGTTCAACTCGGGTTCGGCCCTGGCTCAGCTGGGTCGTTTCTATGCGGCAGCCATCGTTGAAAGCGGTATCTCCTTCGACGTGCTCTTTGGCCCGGCCTACAAGGGGATTCCCTTGGCTGCGGCTACAGCGGTGGCCCTGGCGGAACATCATGGGCGGGATCTGCCATGGTGTTTCAACCGCAAGGAAGCCAAGGCCCATGGTGAAGGCGGCAGCCTGGTCGGTGCTCCGCTGGCCGGCGATGTGCTGATCATCGACGACGTGATCACCGCCGGCACCGCGATCCGTGAAGTGATGCAGATCATCGCGTCCCAGGACGGCGCCAAGGCTGCCGGGGTGCTGATCGCCTTGAACCGCCAGGAGCGCGGCAACGGTGAGTTGTCGGCGATCCAGGAAGTGGAGCGGGATTTCGGCATTCCGGTGGTAAGTATCGTGTCGTTGAACCAGGTGTTGCAGTTCCTGGAGGATGATCCCCAGCTCAAGCAGCATTTGCCGGCAGTGCGAGCGTATCGCGAGCAGTTTGGCGTCTGA
- a CDS encoding exodeoxyribonuclease III, with translation MRIISVNVNGIQAAVERGLLSWLQAQNADVICLQDTRASAFELDDPAFQLDGYFLYACDAEVPTQGGVALYSRLQPKAVISGLGFETADRYGRYLQADFDKVSIATLLLPSGQNGDEDLNQKFKLMDDFARYLDKQRRKRREYIYCGSLYVAQQKLDIKNWRDSQQSPGFLAPERAWMDEIVGNMGYVDALREVSREGDQYSWWPDNEQAEMLNLGWRFDYQLLTPGLRRFVRSARLPRQPRFSQHAPLIVDYDWTLTI, from the coding sequence ATGCGGATCATCAGTGTGAACGTTAATGGTATTCAGGCTGCAGTTGAGCGTGGTTTGCTCAGTTGGCTGCAAGCACAGAATGCCGACGTCATCTGCCTGCAGGACACCCGCGCCTCCGCCTTTGAACTGGACGACCCAGCCTTCCAACTGGATGGCTACTTCCTTTATGCCTGCGATGCCGAAGTGCCCACCCAAGGTGGCGTGGCTTTGTACTCGCGGTTGCAACCCAAGGCGGTCATCAGCGGCCTCGGCTTCGAGACAGCCGACCGCTACGGGCGTTACCTGCAAGCCGATTTCGACAAGGTCAGCATCGCGACCTTGCTGCTTCCTTCGGGGCAGAACGGCGATGAAGACTTGAACCAGAAGTTCAAGCTAATGGACGACTTCGCCCGTTATCTGGATAAACAGCGACGCAAACGTCGCGAGTACATTTATTGTGGCTCGCTGTACGTGGCGCAACAGAAGCTGGATATCAAGAACTGGCGCGACAGCCAGCAATCCCCGGGCTTCCTGGCGCCGGAACGGGCCTGGATGGACGAGATTGTCGGCAACATGGGCTATGTCGATGCCCTGCGTGAAGTCAGCCGTGAAGGCGACCAGTACAGCTGGTGGCCGGATAACGAACAGGCCGAGATGCTCAACCTGGGTTGGCGCTTCGACTACCAGTTGCTGACCCCAGGCCTGCGTCGGTTCGTGCGCAGTGCACGCTTGCCGCGCCAGCCGCGCTTCTCGCAACACGCGCCATTGATCGTGGACTACGACTGGACATTGACCATCTGA
- a CDS encoding DUF4870 domain-containing protein, with protein MSDSQLPVPAPSKEVRQLAMLCHFAAFAGLVFPFGSLLGPLILWQFKKDVDPLIDDQGKEALNFQITVAIAWLVCLVLGFVVIGFLLMTVLVIGALILTIIAGIQANKGVAYRYPWTWRLVK; from the coding sequence ATGAGTGACAGCCAGTTGCCGGTTCCGGCACCGTCCAAGGAAGTACGCCAGTTGGCAATGTTGTGTCACTTCGCGGCGTTTGCGGGGTTGGTATTCCCCTTCGGCAGCTTGTTGGGGCCGCTGATCCTGTGGCAGTTCAAGAAGGACGTGGACCCGCTTATCGATGATCAGGGCAAGGAAGCGCTGAATTTCCAGATTACCGTGGCGATCGCCTGGCTGGTGTGCCTGGTGCTGGGCTTTGTCGTCATCGGCTTTTTGCTGATGACCGTGCTGGTGATCGGGGCGCTGATACTGACGATCATCGCCGGGATCCAGGCCAACAAAGGCGTTGCTTACCGCTACCCGTGGACCTGGCGCCTGGTCAAGTAA
- the rph gene encoding ribonuclease PH, translating to MKRPSGRAADQLRSIRITRNYTKHAEGSVLVEFGDTKVICTVSVENGVPRFLKGQGQGWLTAEYGMLPRATGERNQREASRGKQGGRTLEIQRLIGRSLRAALDMSKLGDVTLYVDCDVIQADGGTRTASITGAMVALVDALKVIKKRGGLKAGDPLKQMIAAVSVGMYQGEPVLDLDYLEDSAAETDLNVVMTSTGGFIEVQGTAEGAPFQPAELNAMLALAQKGMTEIFQLQNAALAD from the coding sequence ATGAAACGTCCAAGTGGTCGCGCTGCCGATCAGCTCCGCTCGATCCGCATCACCCGCAACTACACCAAACACGCCGAGGGATCCGTACTGGTCGAGTTTGGCGATACCAAGGTGATCTGCACCGTCAGCGTCGAAAACGGCGTGCCGCGCTTCCTCAAGGGCCAGGGCCAGGGTTGGTTGACCGCTGAATACGGCATGCTGCCGCGCGCCACTGGCGAGCGTAACCAGCGTGAAGCCAGCCGTGGCAAGCAAGGTGGGCGCACCCTGGAGATCCAGCGCCTGATCGGCCGTTCCCTGCGCGCCGCCCTGGACATGTCCAAGCTGGGCGACGTGACCCTGTACGTCGACTGCGACGTGATCCAGGCTGATGGCGGTACCCGTACTGCCTCCATCACCGGTGCCATGGTGGCCCTGGTCGACGCGCTGAAAGTGATCAAGAAACGCGGCGGCCTCAAGGCCGGTGACCCGCTCAAGCAGATGATCGCCGCGGTATCGGTCGGCATGTACCAGGGTGAGCCTGTACTGGACCTGGACTACCTGGAGGATTCGGCCGCCGAGACTGACCTGAACGTGGTCATGACCAGCACCGGTGGTTTCATCGAAGTGCAGGGCACCGCTGAAGGCGCGCCATTCCAGCCGGCTGAGCTGAACGCGATGCTGGCTTTGGCCCAGAAAGGCATGACCGAAATTTTCCAACTGCAGAACGCCGCGCTGGCCGACTGA
- a CDS encoding YicC/YloC family endoribonuclease translates to MVHSMTAFARVEKAGAQGTLSWELRSVNSRYLEPHLRLPESFRDLEGAVREALRQGISRGKLECTLRFTEETTGKPLQVDRDRAAQLVAAAETIAGLIKQPAALNPLEVLAWPGVLVADATDPQALNAEALALFNQGLKELKAGREREGAELARLINERLTSIEADVITLRELVPQMLATQRQKVLDRFTDMKADLDPTRLEQEMVLLAQKSDVAEELDRLSTHILEVRRVLKSGGAAGRRLDFLMQELNREANTLGSKAFDPRSTTAAVNLKVLIEQMREQVQNIE, encoded by the coding sequence ATGGTGCACAGCATGACCGCCTTCGCCCGTGTCGAAAAAGCCGGAGCCCAAGGCACCCTCAGCTGGGAATTGCGCTCGGTCAACAGCCGTTACCTGGAGCCGCACCTGCGCCTGCCGGAGTCGTTCCGCGACCTCGAAGGCGCCGTCCGTGAAGCGCTGCGCCAGGGCATCTCCCGTGGCAAGCTGGAATGCACCCTGCGCTTTACCGAAGAAACTACCGGCAAGCCGCTGCAGGTCGACCGCGACCGCGCCGCGCAACTGGTGGCCGCCGCCGAAACCATCGCCGGCCTGATCAAGCAACCGGCCGCACTGAACCCCCTGGAAGTGCTGGCCTGGCCCGGCGTGCTGGTGGCCGACGCTACTGACCCGCAAGCCTTGAATGCCGAAGCCCTCGCCCTTTTCAACCAGGGCCTGAAGGAACTCAAGGCCGGTCGCGAGCGCGAAGGCGCCGAACTGGCGCGCCTGATCAACGAGCGTCTGACCTCGATCGAAGCAGACGTGATCACCCTGCGCGAACTGGTGCCGCAGATGCTCGCCACCCAGCGCCAGAAGGTTCTCGACCGCTTCACCGACATGAAGGCCGACCTTGACCCGACTCGCCTGGAACAGGAAATGGTCCTGCTCGCACAGAAGAGCGATGTGGCCGAAGAGCTCGACCGCCTGAGCACCCACATCCTTGAAGTGCGCCGCGTCCTCAAGTCTGGCGGTGCCGCCGGTCGGCGCCTGGACTTCCTGATGCAGGAACTCAACCGCGAAGCCAATACACTGGGCTCCAAGGCGTTCGATCCGCGCAGTACCACGGCCGCGGTCAACCTCAAAGTGTTGATCGAGCAGATGCGCGAACAAGTACAGAATATTGAGTAA
- the gmk gene encoding guanylate kinase, with protein sequence MTHSTGTLYIISAPSGAGKSSLVKALTDADEQIRISVSHTTRAMRPGEVNGVHYHFVERTEFVKMIEHGDFLERAEVFGNLYGTSQSHLQQTLDEGHDLILEIDWQGAEQVRQLMPKARSIFILPPSLEALHQRLTNRGQDSDEIIEGRMREAVSEMSHYVDYDYLIINDDFAHALDDLKAIFRANQLQQKRQQQRFGKLLAELLG encoded by the coding sequence ATGACCCACAGCACCGGCACCCTTTACATCATTTCCGCCCCTTCGGGCGCGGGCAAGAGCAGCCTGGTCAAAGCCTTGACCGACGCTGACGAGCAGATCCGCATTTCGGTGTCCCACACCACCCGCGCCATGCGCCCGGGCGAGGTCAATGGCGTGCACTATCACTTCGTCGAACGCACCGAGTTCGTCAAGATGATCGAACATGGCGATTTCCTCGAACGTGCCGAAGTCTTCGGCAACCTCTACGGCACCTCCCAAAGCCACTTGCAGCAAACTCTGGACGAAGGCCACGACCTGATCCTGGAAATCGATTGGCAGGGCGCCGAGCAAGTACGCCAGCTGATGCCCAAGGCTCGCTCGATCTTCATCCTGCCGCCATCGCTCGAAGCCTTGCACCAGCGCCTGACCAACCGCGGCCAGGACAGCGACGAGATCATCGAAGGCCGCATGCGCGAGGCCGTCAGCGAAATGAGCCACTACGTCGACTACGACTACCTGATCATCAATGACGATTTCGCCCATGCCCTGGACGATTTGAAGGCGATTTTCCGCGCCAACCAGCTCCAGCAAAAGCGTCAACAGCAACGTTTCGGCAAATTACTTGCCGAACTGCTCGGCTGA
- the rpoZ gene encoding DNA-directed RNA polymerase subunit omega, protein MARVTVEDCLEHVDNRFELVMLSTKRARQLATGGKEPLVQWENDKPTVVALREIAEGLMSYEFIANAEIVEDEPLFAAFEGESNEDV, encoded by the coding sequence ATGGCCCGCGTAACCGTTGAAGACTGCCTAGAACACGTGGATAACCGCTTTGAGCTGGTCATGCTCTCTACCAAGCGTGCCCGTCAACTGGCCACTGGCGGCAAAGAGCCTCTGGTCCAGTGGGAAAACGACAAGCCTACCGTTGTAGCCCTGCGTGAAATTGCTGAAGGCCTGATGAGCTACGAGTTCATCGCCAACGCCGAAATCGTTGAAGACGAGCCGCTGTTTGCAGCGTTCGAAGGCGAGTCCAACGAGGACGTCTAA